The following proteins are co-located in the Salvelinus namaycush isolate Seneca chromosome 33, SaNama_1.0, whole genome shotgun sequence genome:
- the LOC120028032 gene encoding neuritin-like → MGLTWSGKYISLFLAVQLVYLLHAVRATGKCDTVFKGFSNCLLRLGENMANYPQELDEKENLQTICTYWDDFHSCATTALVDCQEGATDLWEKLKKESRNLEFRGSLFELCGGGNGASKSTVALGLIILLTALSALVTWLAF, encoded by the exons ATGGGATTAACTTGGTCCGGCAAATATATCTCACTGTTTCTTGCTGTTCAGTTAG TTTATCTGCTACATGCGGTGAGAGCAACGGGGAAATGTGATACagtattcaaagggttctccaatTGCTTGCTGAGACTGGGGGAGAATATGGCTAACTATCCACAGGAGCTGGATGAGAAGGAAAATCTACAGACCATCTGCAC ATATTGGGATGACTTCCACTCATGTGCGACTACTGCGCTGGTGGATTGCCAAGAGGGAGCCACAGACCTATGGGAGAAGCTCAAAAAGGAGTCCAGAAACTTAGAGTTCCGAGGGAGCTTGTTTGAACTCTGTGGCGGGGGGAACGGGGCCTCCAAATCCACAGTCGCTTTAGGTCTCATCATACTTCTAACGGCACTTTCCGCCTTAGTGACTTGGCTTGCATTTTAG